Proteins encoded together in one Mycobacterium noviomagense window:
- a CDS encoding TetR/AcrR family transcriptional regulator: protein MTGVTAAVTPKGERRRYALVSAAAELLCEGGFEAVRHRAVARRAALPLASTTYYFSSLDDLIASAVEHIGMLEIAQLRAGVAALSRRRRGPETTADALVELLVSEKPGPGLRDQLISRYERYIACARLPALRDIQRRIVRQRADAIAEAIERSGRLVRMELVSTLICAVDGAVICALVDDRQDPRNVARSTLIEIIDALAPVEQPPIAI, encoded by the coding sequence ATGACGGGAGTGACCGCAGCTGTTACTCCGAAGGGAGAACGCCGACGGTACGCGCTGGTCAGCGCGGCCGCCGAGCTGCTGTGCGAGGGCGGGTTCGAGGCGGTGCGGCACCGGGCAGTCGCGCGCCGGGCCGCTCTGCCGTTGGCTTCGACCACCTACTATTTCTCGTCTCTGGACGATCTGATCGCCAGCGCGGTCGAACACATCGGGATGTTGGAGATCGCGCAGCTGCGAGCTGGGGTCGCCGCCCTGTCCCGTCGCCGCCGCGGCCCGGAAACCACCGCCGATGCGCTGGTCGAACTGTTGGTGAGCGAGAAACCGGGTCCCGGTCTGCGAGATCAGTTGATCTCTCGCTACGAGCGCTACATCGCGTGCGCGCGTCTTCCCGCATTGCGTGATATTCAGCGCCGGATCGTGCGCCAGCGTGCTGACGCCATCGCCGAAGCCATCGAGCGATCGGGTCGCTTGGTGCGCATGGAACTGGTTTCCACCCTGATCTGCGCGGTGGACGGCGCGGTCATCTGCGCACTGGTGGACGACCGCCAGGACCCGCGAAATGTCGCACGCTCCACGCTGATCGAGATCATCGACGCGCTGGCGCCGGTTGAGCAGCCGCCGATTGCGATTTAG
- a CDS encoding alpha/beta hydrolase: MPSATQSDAVGSSGGAYDARMPDLTRRSVLRLGAGAVAGAVGAYALGGQLHPRRSLAAPVSMAATGIPLAPVPPLEPAPAPAAAPTMATGSFVSAARGGIPTNWAIARPPGQTKPLRPVIALHGKGSDAATVMAGGVEPGLAQAVKAGLPPFAVVAVDGGGSYWHKRASGEDSGAMVLNELIPMLNTQGLDTSRVAFLGWSMGGYGALLLGSRLGPARTAAICAVSPALWLSPGATAPGAFDGADDWSANSVFGQPALASIPVRVDCGNSDPFYTATRQFVAQLPNPPAGGFSPGGHDAGFWSSQLPGELSWIAPLLVA, translated from the coding sequence ATGCCGTCGGCGACGCAGAGCGATGCGGTGGGAAGTAGCGGCGGCGCCTATGATGCCCGCATGCCCGACTTGACCCGTCGTAGCGTGCTGCGCCTCGGAGCCGGCGCGGTCGCCGGAGCGGTGGGCGCTTACGCGCTCGGCGGGCAGCTGCATCCGCGGCGTTCGCTGGCCGCGCCGGTGTCGATGGCGGCCACCGGCATTCCGCTGGCGCCGGTCCCACCACTGGAACCGGCTCCGGCGCCGGCTGCGGCTCCGACGATGGCCACCGGCTCCTTTGTGTCAGCAGCGCGCGGCGGCATACCAACCAATTGGGCGATCGCCCGTCCGCCAGGCCAGACCAAACCACTGCGGCCGGTCATTGCGCTGCACGGCAAGGGCTCGGATGCGGCCACGGTGATGGCCGGCGGCGTCGAGCCGGGCCTCGCCCAGGCGGTCAAAGCCGGTCTGCCGCCGTTTGCGGTGGTCGCCGTCGACGGCGGCGGAAGCTATTGGCACAAAAGGGCTTCCGGCGAGGATTCGGGCGCCATGGTGCTGAACGAGCTCATTCCCATGCTCAACACGCAGGGCTTGGACACCTCGCGTGTGGCGTTTCTGGGCTGGTCGATGGGCGGTTATGGCGCGCTGTTGCTGGGCAGCCGGCTCGGGCCGGCGCGCACCGCGGCCATCTGTGCGGTGAGCCCGGCGCTGTGGCTGTCGCCGGGTGCCACGGCACCGGGCGCGTTCGACGGGGCTGACGACTGGTCGGCCAATTCGGTGTTCGGCCAGCCGGCCTTGGCGTCGATCCCCGTCCGAGTGGATTGCGGCAACAGCGACCCCTTCTACACCGCGACCCGGCAATTCGTCGCGCAGCTACCCAACCCGCCGGCAGGCGGCTTCTCGCCCGGTGGACACGACGCCGGATTCTGGAGCTCTCAGCTGCCCGGCGAGCTCAGCTGGATCGCGCCGCTGCTGGTCGCCTAG
- a CDS encoding acyl-CoA dehydrogenase family protein: MSFSLDLSDDVIHVRDWVHEFAADVVRPAAAEWDEREETPWPIIQEAAKVGLYSIDLFATQAAEPTGLGMLTVFEEMFWGDAGIALSILGTGLAAASLAATGTQEQLAEWLPQMFGTVDEPKLASFCSSEPDAGSDVGAIATRARYDEASDEWVLNGTKTWATNGGIANVHIVVASVYPELGTRGQATFIIPPDTPGFRQGQKFSKHGIRASHTAEVILEEVRIPGRLIVGGKDKFDERIARAREGKSAGRHAALMTFERTRPAVGAMALGVARAAYEYALDYAQQREQFGRKIGDFQAIAFKLADMKARIDASRLLVWRAGWMARNNKRFVAAEGSMAKLVASETAVYVTDEAVQILGGNGYTREYPVERMRRDAKIFTIFEGTSEIQRLVMSRAITGLPLR, encoded by the coding sequence ATGTCGTTTTCGCTCGACCTCTCCGACGACGTGATTCACGTCCGCGATTGGGTTCACGAGTTCGCCGCCGACGTGGTGCGGCCGGCAGCCGCCGAATGGGACGAACGCGAAGAGACCCCGTGGCCGATCATCCAGGAAGCGGCCAAGGTCGGCCTGTACTCCATTGACCTGTTCGCCACCCAGGCGGCCGAACCGACCGGGCTGGGCATGCTGACGGTGTTCGAGGAGATGTTCTGGGGTGACGCCGGAATCGCGTTGTCGATTCTGGGCACCGGGCTGGCCGCGGCGTCACTGGCCGCGACCGGAACCCAAGAGCAGCTCGCCGAGTGGCTGCCGCAGATGTTCGGCACGGTCGACGAGCCGAAGCTGGCGTCGTTTTGTTCGTCGGAACCGGACGCCGGCTCCGACGTCGGTGCGATCGCGACCCGGGCGCGCTATGACGAGGCGAGCGACGAGTGGGTTCTCAACGGCACGAAGACCTGGGCCACCAACGGTGGTATCGCCAACGTGCACATCGTGGTGGCCTCGGTGTATCCCGAGTTGGGTACGCGCGGGCAGGCTACCTTCATCATCCCGCCGGATACGCCCGGTTTTCGGCAGGGACAGAAGTTCTCCAAGCATGGCATCCGCGCGTCGCACACTGCCGAGGTGATTTTGGAGGAAGTGCGGATCCCGGGCCGGTTGATCGTCGGCGGCAAGGACAAGTTCGACGAACGCATTGCGCGCGCGCGAGAGGGGAAGAGCGCCGGTCGCCATGCGGCCCTGATGACGTTCGAGCGGACCCGGCCGGCAGTGGGTGCGATGGCGTTGGGAGTGGCGCGTGCGGCCTACGAATACGCCTTGGACTACGCGCAACAGCGCGAGCAGTTCGGCCGGAAGATCGGCGATTTCCAGGCCATCGCGTTCAAGCTGGCGGACATGAAGGCCAGGATCGACGCGTCGCGGCTGCTGGTGTGGCGGGCCGGGTGGATGGCCCGCAACAACAAGCGCTTCGTCGCGGCCGAGGGTTCGATGGCCAAACTCGTCGCCAGCGAGACCGCGGTGTACGTCACCGACGAAGCGGTGCAAATACTCGGCGGCAACGGCTACACCCGCGAATACCCGGTGGAGCGCATGCGCCGAGACGCCAAGATCTTCACGATCTTCGAGGGCACCAGCGAAATCCAACGGTTGGTCATGAGCAGGGCGATCACCGGGTTGCCGCTGCGCTGA
- a CDS encoding TetR/AcrR family transcriptional regulator, translating to MAKQAVAEKRQRRERGSITVDEILNGAFEVAEQVSIDNLSMPLLAKHLDVGVTSIYWYFRKKDDLLNAMTDRALGQYDFATPFVEGRDWRESLHDHAHKMRQTFRNNPILCDLILIRGTFGKEATQAAFQKLEKAVATLVEAGLSPEDAFDTYASISVHTRGSVVLERLQAKSAGDTPQHDSTARVIDPTTMPLIAELTRKGHRIGVPDDINFEYGLNCILDHASRLIEQNSKAPGRKANSKRRASS from the coding sequence TTGGCTAAGCAGGCAGTCGCCGAGAAACGCCAACGGCGCGAACGCGGTTCCATCACCGTCGACGAAATCCTCAACGGCGCTTTCGAAGTCGCCGAGCAGGTGTCGATCGACAATCTGAGCATGCCGCTGCTGGCCAAGCACCTTGACGTCGGGGTGACCAGCATCTACTGGTACTTCCGCAAAAAAGACGATCTGCTGAACGCGATGACCGACCGCGCGCTCGGCCAGTACGACTTCGCCACCCCGTTCGTAGAAGGCCGGGACTGGCGCGAATCGTTGCACGACCACGCCCACAAGATGCGTCAGACGTTCCGGAACAATCCGATCCTCTGCGATCTCATCCTGATTCGGGGAACCTTCGGAAAAGAAGCCACCCAGGCGGCTTTCCAGAAGTTGGAGAAGGCGGTCGCCACCCTGGTCGAGGCTGGGCTGTCGCCGGAGGACGCTTTCGACACCTACGCCTCGATCTCCGTGCACACCCGGGGTTCGGTGGTACTCGAACGCCTGCAAGCAAAGTCGGCCGGCGACACGCCACAGCACGACAGCACGGCGCGCGTCATCGACCCAACAACTATGCCGCTCATCGCCGAACTGACCCGAAAGGGTCACCGCATCGGCGTGCCCGACGATATCAACTTCGAATACGGCCTCAACTGCATTCTCGACCACGCCAGCCGTCTCATCGAGCAGAACTCGAAAGCTCCTGGCAGAAAGGCGAATTCGAAGCGCCGGGCGTCCAGCTAG
- a CDS encoding thiolase family protein → MPKPVIVSAVRTAIGTSFKGSLVNTPAEVLATTVLQEAVRRSRVEPTDIDDVIFAESHYGGGDLARYAAAASDLVSVPGQAVNRHCAGSLTAVADAAAQIGCGVERVVVAGGVQSLSMGPLMNWRIPGPNLEFEERWMPPSHPETPDAPTRDMSITVGWNTAKAVGITREEMDAWALRSHQRAIVAIDNGAFLDEIVPLKIQGRDGALTEFSVDEHPRRDTSTEKLASLKVLHPEIDGFSITAGNSSGTNDAAAALTLADEDFARQAGLTVLGSVKTWAAVGVEPRDTGLGAVRVIGKVLDRAGLSPNDVTLWEINEAFASVPIAACREYGIDEDRVNVYGSGCSLGHPIAATGARMLTTLVHELGRRGGGVGVAAMCAGGGQGGAVVVEV, encoded by the coding sequence ATGCCCAAGCCCGTCATCGTGAGCGCAGTGCGGACCGCAATCGGGACGTCGTTCAAAGGCTCACTGGTCAACACGCCTGCGGAAGTGCTCGCGACCACCGTGCTGCAGGAAGCAGTCCGGCGATCCCGGGTGGAGCCCACCGACATCGACGACGTGATCTTCGCCGAGTCCCATTACGGCGGTGGCGACTTGGCGCGGTACGCAGCTGCGGCCTCGGATCTGGTGTCGGTGCCCGGGCAGGCGGTGAACAGGCATTGCGCGGGCAGCCTGACCGCGGTCGCCGACGCCGCAGCCCAGATCGGCTGCGGCGTAGAGCGCGTCGTGGTGGCCGGGGGAGTGCAGTCGTTGTCGATGGGGCCGCTGATGAACTGGCGCATCCCGGGACCGAACCTGGAGTTCGAGGAGCGCTGGATGCCGCCCTCGCATCCGGAAACCCCCGACGCGCCCACCCGCGACATGTCCATCACCGTGGGCTGGAACACCGCCAAAGCGGTCGGGATCACGCGCGAAGAGATGGATGCGTGGGCGTTGCGGTCGCACCAGCGCGCGATCGTGGCGATCGACAACGGCGCATTCCTCGATGAGATCGTCCCGCTGAAGATCCAAGGCCGCGACGGTGCGCTGACTGAGTTCAGCGTCGACGAACATCCCCGCCGCGACACCAGCACGGAAAAGTTGGCCTCGCTCAAGGTGTTACACCCGGAAATCGACGGGTTTTCGATCACCGCGGGCAACAGCAGCGGCACGAACGACGCCGCTGCAGCCCTGACCCTGGCCGACGAAGACTTCGCGCGCCAGGCCGGGCTCACCGTATTGGGCAGCGTCAAGACCTGGGCGGCGGTCGGCGTCGAACCGCGAGACACCGGGCTAGGAGCGGTGCGGGTGATCGGCAAGGTGCTGGATCGAGCCGGCTTGTCCCCCAACGATGTCACGCTGTGGGAGATCAACGAGGCGTTCGCCTCGGTTCCCATCGCCGCCTGCCGTGAGTACGGGATCGACGAGGACCGGGTCAACGTCTATGGCAGCGGCTGCAGTTTGGGCCATCCCATTGCCGCGACCGGGGCACGCATGCTCACCACGCTGGTACACGAGCTGGGCCGCCGCGGCGGCGGGGTTGGTGTGGCCGCGATGTGTGCGGGCGGCGGCCAAGGCGGGGCGGTCGTCGTCGAGGTCTAG